Genomic window (Carassius carassius chromosome 36, fCarCar2.1, whole genome shotgun sequence):
CctaacaagaaatgtttttgaaggGATGAAGCAATCATGTATTATCTCACAGCACTCAAGTAAACAAAAAACTGCTGATTCGTAACATGCGACTAAAAAAAAACTGGTTCTTCAGTCTTTGCTTCCttaatttattcagcgggacacTGACAGTACATACATTCACATGTAAATAGGTCAGAGTTGTTTATTAAAATAGCCAAGCACTGTATGATGAGTgaacttttattaaaatagcCAAGCACTGGACACACGATCAACATTGGCTGATGCTTGCATGCttcttattttaataattcaggGCAGATGAGACCTAGCACACATATATAACCTCGGTCAAAGTGTAACATAGCCCTGAGGCATGCGGTAGTCCCCACAATAACATTGTGACTGGTCTAAAACTGCTTAAATGGTTACATTACTATAGAATAATGAGTAAAAAAAACTCcttacaaaacagttattttatcacaaAAGCAGACATTTGAAACAAGACAAGACAGAGCCAGTAGTCGGGGGGTCGACTGTAAAACACATGCAGTGTATTACCGAGGCTGACAGAAGGAATTCGCTATTTAAATGCCTAAAAATGAATAGTTACGTGAAATAACATACCGTACTCACCAGCTCGAAGACTGTTGGTTTCGTGTCCTGTTGACATGTTCCCTCGAACAGTTCAAGACGTTGAACTCCGCGTCTTAATATGGGAGGAGTTTATTTGGCGACTCGCTCTTCACACAAACTCTGCAACTCTGGGAAATTGAGTTTTATAGGCTACTCAGCGAAAGTGTGAATATTTTACGGATTGAGTTTGTTCGGCTGTCAGCAACTAGTCTAACAAAGAAAACAACGCTTACCAAGTTTGTTTTCTGTGGAtctcaaaaacatacaaaaatgtaaCGTTACCATGGTAACGCATGCCGCAAAATACCAGATAAGTTACTAAGATCACTAACGTttctttaaaactaaaaaaaaatactttattttaatatgtggATCGTTGAAGAATGTGGTataaatataattagttttttccatattcttatttttaagtactacattttattttaaaggaagtagcctatattttaaacatttaaatggttttGTATTCCGTGACTATTTTAACCAGTTGTTAAAATagtatttgaaatgtattaacCATAGAGGTATTAACTGATTTAACCGGTGTGAGTATTAACAAAagttaactattttaatatatttgacctattttattctattttatgaaAAAGCTTGAGGCTCAAGATTGAATATGTTGTAGGGACTACTATGGTCCCCATGGTAATGTTTGTAAGacaaaataacaaacatttaaCAGGCACATCATAAACGTTGTTTATTTTCATGTAAGATCCAAAAATACATTCTACAGTCAATAAATTGAAGCTGCACCCAAGCATATTTTACAAGGCAGGATCTCCAAACACATAATGTACCTcaataatacactgtaaaatgacattattaaaatgacaataaatgaaaataaataaatataaaatgcccAAACAATGTGGTTTTTAGTAGTGCTTTGCTTCAGACACAAACTCTGGGTGGATGATGTAGTGTCCAACTTTATATGGCTTCACCACATGGAAACAGCTGTGTCCTTCACTGCAAACCAAAACATCTGGATTTAAAATGGATCATCTCAGACATTCAGATGCATTAACAACAGAGCCATGTTCATGCTAAAGCACACATTTACAGCTTAGCAGAATGGCATGATTAACAGTAAAAGCACTGAATCAAAATATCGAGTTATAATATGTTTGAAATGTGATTAATCTCTAGTGCTAGTTAAAATTGGATTTGTAGCcctatttatttatgtacttgatttgtgtatttatgtattttatttagttagttttattGTTATagacttttttaaataagaaatgctactttagcaccaaatcagtatattagaatgatttctaaaagatcatgacCCTGGAGACTAATAGCTGCTGAAAAGTCAGCATAATCATTActggaataaatatatatatttttaatatagtaGAATAGaaagtaaatttttaatttagaagtattttacaattttactgttttgctgtatattcaaataaatgcagcattggtgagcaaaacagactttttaattgatttagttattatactattattctgatttatttgtttgcttgctttttgCTCTCAAGATTTTGCAATAAAATACCTGCAATCAGTAGTGGATTTTGAGCGTGATCTGTGAGGATGGGTAACCTGGTGTTTGAAGGTTTTTAAAGATGGCATGATGTCCGTCTGCTGGTTCCAAGCTGATCTGATACGATCTGTCTCTGAATATTTCCTgagtacaaaatatatatatatatatatatatatatattctaaaaagtATGGCAGATGTGAACTTGAGGACAAAATCATAGCATGATCTGTTCATAAGCTGAGAGTGTAGCAGTCAGAAAAATACTGCAGTACTGGTTTGGACTGAATATAGATCTGGTTTATTcaagcacaaaaacacaaaacaatgtcataaaataacatttaggttaaactaaaactaattatGCAGTGCCCATGCATTTCAAATATAGAATTGCAAAACCTTTACCCTTGAGTGTTTGAGATTGTTGGATGAGCAAAGTTGTTTGTCTGTGGTTTGAGAAGCCAGGCAGCAGGTGGCAGTGTACAAACTGCAGTCGAGATCACAGGTGGTTTGGAGTCTCTTTGTGATGAGCTCTGCATTGACTGTCCATGTGCTGTTTGTACGTCTTAAAGTGAATACAAAGCAAAAAGGAAATAGTGATATATTGTGTTCCAGTATATGCAGGTACTATACTCTCAAATATTTGCAATACACTGATTAGATCGACAATGACAGTGATTTTTTTGACTCAACCTCAGCTGTAGTGACACAGATTGTATTGATACCTGGATACTGGACTGATATGTGTCTGACTGGAGGTAGAAAAGAGGTAGAAGGAGTAGATGTCTGAAAGTATTTCCGTGAGCCATATCCTGTCTGCAGCATTCTTGGCATCAGGAAGTCCTGGGTGGGAAAAGGGATTCAGAAAACTAACGCTAAGTGGCACTTAATAGCCTGTAACACTGACCCAGCAGAGGTTAGATTGTTTTGCTAACATAGTGAGAGTCGATCCCAACCTCTGATCCCTATGCAGTGGTTTGGAAACAGTGTAACCGGAGCCTCCTGTACAAGGCCCCCCACAAGTAGGTTGTTTTGCAGAATCAAGCGGCTTCAACACTCTCCAGGCGGGTGAATTATTAATGTTTCGCCGAGGCAGTCAAATTCAAGTTAATTGAAAAATGTTGGTTGTTGTTTACAGTGCTTTTCTTACCTCAATATTGCATTTTATCCCAATCGTTTTGCTCATTCTGATGTGAGTCATTCACACATTAGCAGTGAAATAATGCTAATTGAGAGAATGGAAGCAAACAAACACCTCACAAAATTTCAAAACAAGTAAATAATGAATGTAACACACTTTAGGAGCTATACATTTCACTTTACATCCTATACGCGACATAACCTCTACATGTGGTTAGAAGCTTAGAGCAAAATAATATGGTATAAATGCTTATTATTAATCCCTAACTTCTAAAATATAAATTTGCAATTATAATTTCTGATATGATCAAAAACTTAGATTTGAATGCAatgacattaatttgattaaaagtgTATAAAGATTTATTatatgttgttcttttaaacatgTATTCATCAAAATATATGTTCAAAATATGTTCACCAAAatttgaagcagcacaactgtctgCAACATgtataatgataagaaatgtttctcaagtAAATCagcattattagaatgatttctgaaggatcatgtgacactgaagactggagaaatggctgctgaaaacacaaataaataaaatgttaacatgtattaaaacaaaatatttaatatatgtttatactgcctcttcttttttttttttttttttgatgaaccaAAAACTGACCAACCTCAAATCAAGGGAATGTATAGCTCTCTCTATGTAAAATgactacatttatattaaaaaaggtaaaataaatcCCCTAATGCTAAAAAGAGACccatataaatataacaaatgcTTATTTATGGTGATGATCATgtgttaaagtatttttaaagaAACTCTTACCGGCCGTGGATGAGGATTGTTCTTGCGATACGCAGAGGACGGTCTGGGCCGGGTGGGTTTGACCCGAGCCGGGTAACTAAACTCCTCTGAGTAGGTGCTGCTGAAGTGTAGCTGAGGACCCATTTCCCCTGTGTACTGTAAGAGTGTGTCTGCAGCTCACAGACTGATTAACCCTACCTCACTCCCTCCCTCTCATCAGCGCCTGTGTTCTAGTGCTGTCATGCTCCTCTTCCCCTCTTCTCTAACTTAATCCCTCAGTCCTTTCATCTTTCCATGGGGTATTCGGATTTATTGTCTGTCACCAGGATTGAGCAGCCCCAGGTTTCATTCCCCCCTCAGCCAGTGATCAATAATTCAAGCCTTAGATCCTGTGTGTCTTTTGTGGCCCCTGACTGGGAGTTAAACAGGTGAGGCGAGAACTGTTTGTTGGTCTGGACaaatcacagaaatattgctGGAAAAATAGGGATGTTGCTTTTACATAGacaaatatatagataaataaaattatataaaaataatcctacatttaaaaattaaaactaaggattattattattgaccTTACTTTGTTGGTCTTTGAATTGTCCGAACTCAAGAATAGTGAACATAATAAACTTCCCTTCTTTGTGAATGAATCTACAGCCATAACTTCAGAATGTTAATGTTCAGACATTAAACTGACATTAAACTCCACAGTAGAGTGTAACGATATGAAACATTAGGATACATTAATTTGCTCATGTCATCATAGTAGATACAATATTGTGGATGACagtaatgaatgattaatcctgTATGAATGAAAGGAGTTCTTCATTATAAGAGATAATCAAGAGAGTCATCATTTGGCACTTATCCACAGTCACTGTGAGCACCACAAAATATCCCTGTGGCTGTGCCAACACAAGTAAATCAAATGTCCCGTCAGCGGCCTATTATGCAGAGGACAGTGTTTAGGTTACTCAGATAGTTCCACAGGGAAAAATGTTCCATAAATAATTAATGACACGAAATGGGTCTGAAGGGCGGTTTCTGTCAAGTTCTACTTTTTTAATAATCACTGACATAGAGAAAAAACCTATGGGTGCTGTCAGAAGGTCAGCTgtcagagtccaaacaactgacaaaacatcacaatgatccacatgACTACAGTTAATCAGTTAACACCATGtgaagtagaaaaaaaatgtgtgtttggcCATAAATCCACATAAATACAATCCACCTACATATTTGTTTTGGGCTGATTTTGCTtctaaacagtgcttgatctgttgcgagattactttttcaatggagaaaacaatattatgaacAATTAATGAGCGatatgtttattacaaacacagctttcTACCTcataagacattaattgatggactggattacttgtggattattgtgatcgTTTCATCATCTCTTTGGACTCTCAAGCTGATGGCACCCATTAACTGCATAAGATCCAATGAGCAAGTGACAAAATGTTAAACTTCTTCAAATCGGTTCagattaaaaaacaaatgcattgaCATATTGGTAACTTGagtttaaaatttagtttttgaGTGAACCAGTCATTAAACAAAACAGTTATATTAATCTTTGAAACATTATCAACTGGTGTTCATAAGCTTCTTTTTCATATAGGTGTTCGGAGACAATAATTCCACTACATATAGGTGACCCAGTCCCGCTCACTCTTATTTGGCTTTAAGTGACTCATAATTTATCCATGAGTTCCGTTCTACTCCTGAAatatcatatttaatttaatttgatctcTTTGGCATCATTGACTAAAGTGTAAACATACAGTCATGTTCCAAAAGGACTTCTGATTGCAGAATGTAGCCAACTACTAAAAGAGAGAAGtgatctttaatttaaaaaagggaATTGAACAGAAACAGAAAAGACTGCAAGGGAATTATAAAATACAAGGTATAGTCACTTTAAATTCTAGATGTGAATTCCAAAAATGTTCAGTCCTCACAGGCATTGCATTGCCCATGTTGTAGACATCTCTGTGTACTAGTTCTTTGATGTGTCTGCTTTACTCCAGTTTATTGGTGCTTGGCTTTCACAGTTGCTTTCAGTTTAGTGTAGACATTGGCAAAGgtctgcaaacaaaaataaattattaaaataaattaaccaagCACTTTAAAGAAATATGGGATTACAGATTGTGATTACTGATAGACTTTCAATTCTAACCTTTGCAAGTATAATTAGCATGCTGACCACAGCTCTCTAATTAGTTTGGTATACATTACCCACGGCTCACCTGGATTGCATAATAAACTATTCCAAGGTATCCAGCTATACAGCCACCCAAAAACAGGTCAAAGGTGGCAGGCTTCAccctaaaaaaaaagtgaatattaaaattaatagtaaaatgacaaataataaaaaggatacaattaaaaataaattaacactaactaaaagaaaaaaaacactattaccaagaaaaaaaaaacttgcactagaatacatttaaatttttttcattatttcagaaTAACTCTttctaaaataatactaaattaattcattttagtTATGAATAcattgtttattataaaaaaaacgtattaaactgaaataaacaaaaataaaaactaatatactCAGTTAATACACTGAATGTAGAAACTGGAAAATACAAAAACTAAAGTAaccaaaggaagaaaaaaaatagaacaataaCAACAGAACAACAAGGGATTTTAAGTTAACcttatttaaatttctttttgaATGTCTTGTTTCATTTGGAAATGCACCATATTACCAATGTAAAAAGGGTTTTTAATGTTGTTTCAGGGTGACTTTAAAACCATCTTCAAAGCCTCAAAACAACAAATGAGAAGACTCACCTGTACATCATCATTGGTTGTTTCATTTGATCAAAGAATGTGATTTCAGGATCCCTAGAAAAGTCAGACAAAACTtataaatatcttaatatgtCTGTATCGGTGTGTTTTGGTGGGTGTGGGTTTGTAGTTTTGCTGTTTTCAGAGAGTGTGTTGGTAAACATTGTTTGAACTTATGCTACAGTCAAGGTAAAAAGAAAAACGAAACCTGGCTCTGTGAATTTCTGCGTATTTGAAATCTGCATCTGTAAACCATCTACAGAAGTCTTGCTTCAGGCAATTGATGAGGTGAAATATTTTGcccgtgtctgtgtgtgcgtacCTGCGGTCCAGGTGGAATGTGCGTCTATGGACCTGCCGTAGATAGTGTTTGAACTCTTGCTCCAGGCTGCTGATCAGGAGTGTGTGTTCTGGCTCTCGGTCCATCAGCTGAACGGCTCGTGGAACAGACGTTATCATGGTCATCAATGCAGACAAATGGTAGTCTTGAATATCCTACATGGCAAATAGGGGTGCACAGTTTTAggtttatttcataaaattagTGAAGTTCAAACATTTAGGGtcggtaataaaaaaaaacttttatataacaaggttacattaaattgatcgaaagtgacagtaaagagttATTTCTTTAGCCTGATTAAATGAacaacagagaagaaaaaaatgtattaccaaACTGCCCTTGAAAACCTGCATGTCTTTAGCAGACccctacagaaaaaaaagtatatattaatgAAAAGTGCAAACAAAGACAAAAGTGGTCTGTGTGTGCTTTCAAGGTTAGCGTGAACGTATACATTTGGTGAGACACTCCAAATGTTTGCCTCACCTTGTCTGAAAGATTGTACATGAATCTTGCCAAGGACTCAGCAATAATAACGGTGTTGCGCTTGAGTTTTCTGATGTCCACCTGAGCCCTGAACAGACAGAAATAACAGTGAAATCTGAAGCAATGCAtctatcatttaaaatgtattctgaaaTACGGTATCTGCTATAACAGAGCTGCATTGGATATAGAAAACTTAATTCACACTTGTTTTCAAGGATTAAAGAAGTCTTAAAGGTACGAAAGGAGATTCATTATGGAATGGCACTGGAAAATATACATGTAACTCGAAAGATTTCactaaattagtaaaaaaaaaaaatgttttaataaaactctGAATCTTTGTTCAGTAAGTCAGAAGATTTTGAGGCTCTTTCCACCAGTCGATTATTTTACACATTCAAAATGCAGCCATTAAATGTGAAGCAGGATGCTAAGTTAAAGCAGGTTATTCAAGTTTACACCACATTTAGCTTCAAGCAGGTTTCAGTTGTTAATTTATCATGCAGGAAttctatttctatattttggtgGGATGGAGTGGTAGTAGTGTAATAATTCATTTACTACATCTGACAGAAGTTCCAGAATGgaattttcaaaacttttgaaaACATTTGGTAGGTTCTTCTCACATGGTGTCTAGTATTGATCCTCTTAGCTCTGATTTAGGGTTCTCAATGTGCGACAGAGTGAATCCTGGGATACGTTTCATTCCGTAGCGCTCGTGCTCCCAAGCCAAGGTGGCCTCCTGCAGGTTGATCTTCTTATGGACAGTTCCAAATCTAACCCAGGGGAACCTGGCAGAGATGATCTGAAAACACAGAAAGGGAAAAGAATGTACAAGAGGGTCAAGTGATAATCAACATTTCAGTTCAAAACCAACCGAATGCAACTCTGCAATTCAACTTAACCTGCTCCAGCTGCTGAATAAAGCTGTACTGAGGTGTTCCAGGCTTAGGTGGTCGTGAAACATGTAAGAAAAGCTCGTCTCCAGTGGCAAGAGAGTCCAGACATAGAACAAACGCCACATTATCATGCAAAAGGCTAGATTCTGCAAAGAGAGATCCAGACTTCAAACTTtggtgtttttattgtatttctttattttagggCATAATTCTTACGGTGCGACAGAAGACCCATTTTTGGTACCCAAAgaatctttcagtgaacagttcttaaaagaaacattttttcttagtgtgaggaaaacactaaaacaaatctaaagaacctttttctgcTATAAAGAATCTTTTGTTTAATGCAAAGTTTCCATAgattttaaaggttctttatggaactatAGATACCAataaagaatctttatttttagaAGTGTGTCTGTGAGCAAATGTGATACTTAGACAATGTTTTGACTTTGGGAGTGTAATATGTGTCAAGAATACACACCTGCGTGGTCCATATTTTCCTCCAGCCAACGCTTGGTGCCCAGGAAATTATATTTACCACCACCAGTCAGGGAGAATAAAAGATGGTACctaaaatattttgattaaataaaataaataaataaaaattcttatgATGAATATGAATCAGGTAATACAAGCTATTGTATTCATGTTACcagtttttaaatcattttcctaACACAAACATTTAAGTTTATAAACTACAGCAAGTACTCACGGAGCCTGGCTTTGTGGGTCGCTGTAGAGATGATGAAAGAGTCGAACCAGCTCGAGAAGAACGGTGACGCCACTGCCATTAGAGTCTGCACCATACGCCAGCcactaaacacacataaacagatCACTCACACATACAATCTAATAAAACCCTTTCACATACTTTAAgaattaaaatatcaaaagtaTTCCTATTCTTTTTTGTAAATAAGAGATGGCTAAAGTATCAGCAATATACTAAGCATACAGCCAAGTACATTGTTTCACTTTATGAAGCACCAATGGATGTGATCTGCCAGGTGGTGACTGTAAAACTCATTATTACCAGTGGGAAATTTTACCATCTGAACCCGTAAAACACAGTGGTAATAAAATGCTTTGCTGTGATTACAAGATTACCACAGTATCATTACTGGTACTTAAATCAAAGGTACCGGATTTAAGCATACTGTAAATTCAATTACACATGGGAATCATATGGAATTCAATGATCaagatcaatttattttttagtcAAAGAGTAATTGGTTGGAATCTGTTGGACTAGACTAGTCATGTTGCATAGATatgattcaataaaataaaaaaattgattgaTTGTGCTGTATGTTTCTGATGAACAAAAAGAACCAACTCATATGTGTCATTAGTTGCAAATCATACTACATTGATAATGCTTTTTTGATTTGGttgtgattcactaaaaagaaccggctaataaaattatttgttcagGAATTGGATAGGTTGCATCTTTTTTTGAGTCATTAAAAAGAACTGACTCATAAGTCTCATTCTTTTGGGAATTGGACTTGTTGTGCTGCATGTTtttaattcactaaaatgaatcattcattctggtatacagtactgtatgtttcACACTGAATAAAGCTTTGGCAGTTCTGAATTACATTTGTCAGTTCCCAACACTAAATTCAATACAGTTTTCACTGGTGGGGCTTTGAGAGGCCGGCAATGTGAATATGTTAATTTCTGATCAAGGTGTTTGAAAAGGTCAGTTCCCACAGCAAGTGAACCATGTCAATTGAAAACATACATTAATCATTCCCAACCATGTTTGGGGGAAGTGTGATGTATTATGTGACCAAAAATGATTAAGCATTTATAAATATACGATCAGAAAGGTTGTTTCAATCTAGTTgtgctgcgtgtgtgtgtgtgggcagtaATGAGTGTGACTTACAGGAGCAAGACCGAACGAGTCATAATGGGCTGTAATTACAATAGTGGGTGGGTCTTCTCCAGCTCCAGGAAGTACTCCCTTGAAATGAAGCAATAAATCGACTTGACTGACAGGTTTAATTATAGCCCAAATGCTTTTATGTTGTACAGAAAAGGATAGAGTTGCTGTGTGTGGGTAGATGTCATTCTCACCTCTAAAGTAATGATGGTGGTATCAGTAATAGGCTTGATGGGGGAGTTGTTGTTTGCTAATATTTGGAAGGCAGTAGTGGTGATGATACTACAGAGAACTGAGAAAACAGAAAGATGATTCACACGACTATGAATATTTACAAAGTATAGCGCTAGTTACACTCCAAAAATATGTAGGCCTAAGAttcatgtatatataattaatgcatatATCATTTCCATTTAGATTGCACAGTTTTATTCTAACTAATATgctaaaacaaaaaccaaacaaaccgagaaaaacaaaacaaatcaaacaggtaagatttctgtaatagtactaataaataaaacaccGAAAATtggaatatttcattttaattgtatattgCTTGTTTCATGTCTCATTTTAATCACGTTCATACTTTTTAACAGATTAAATTTAATTGTTTCCAGAATTAACAGAATTATGCTAATTCTAAACCAtctcaataaatacattttgttaatcaatttaaatatttaaataaaatcagctAGATGCAGAGGTAATAGTAAACATTGCCTttgaaaaaaaatgctgaaatctcTTTTTTGTGTTTCACGTATGTATGACTGAGAATTAGTTTTTATGTTAATGTAATTCAAATAGATGGAAAATTTATATCCAATTCAAATACATCAATCTTAAATTTAGGCATTAATATTTACTTAGCATTGGTGTTTAATTAATAATGgtgcaattaattaatttattttttagctctaTTAGGCAAGTCATTCACTCACATGCATCtacaattatatttttagttattattattttgtattttatctttAACCAATCAAATCCCTTgaataaaacttttaataaacccTCCCAAAATGTTTTACTAAATATCTCATACTATAATGCATAATAGTAAATGTGAGTGGCTACAGCAGTTACAGCCATAATGTtacattattttgtcttttttatgaCTTGTTCTCTGCAGTGTCCCTCTCACCTCTCACTAGAACAGAAGCAGATTTAGTTGCTGCAGCCTGAGTGACCTCTTCATACATACAGAGCAGCTGGTCGTCCTCTGGGACCACATATACAGGCATGAGAGTCTCCTTCTGCAGGACCTGAGATTCAGCCACCATAAAGCCCTAGAGACAAGAAATTCATTTTCTGACCTTTAGTAAACCAGGCTGGGGAATTGAGAGGTATTTAATGTAATCTTTTTCCTTCATTGATTACAAATAACCTACAGTTACTGGAAGAAACAATGAATCAACAGCTATACATCAAACGTAATTGTGCATAACTGCAAGAGATGTTCCTGAATGACCTGCACAATATCCTCTGGTACTGAAGAAATGTTTTGGGGTAGCAGTATCAAAACGGCTGCTGCATTCTGCTTTTTGGCTTCTAGGTAGCGCTCTGTGGAGAAATCAGGCAGCTTCATGATCACACATCTGCGAGTCAGACTTGTA
Coding sequences:
- the LOC132116671 gene encoding uncharacterized protein LOC132116671, which produces MGPQLHFSSTYSEEFSYPARVKPTRPRPSSAYRKNNPHPRPDFLMPRMLQTGYGSRKYFQTSTPSTSFLPPVRHISVQYPDVQTAHGQSMQSSSQRDSKPPVISTAVCTLPPAAWLLKPQTNNFAHPTISNTQGKYSETDRIRSAWNQQTDIMPSLKTFKHQVTHPHRSRSKSTTDCSEGHSCFHVVKPYKVGHYIIHPEFVSEAKHY
- the zgc:109965 gene encoding nicalin-1-like — its product is MWGVSMSLQASKVVALLLLSVHLLHASALPAASSYEFNAYRMQQYNLHQDKHGCRGAIVVAEARSAVDTSLTRRCVIMKLPDFSTERYLEAKKQNAAAVLILLPQNISSVPEDIVQGFMVAESQVLQKETLMPVYVVPEDDQLLCMYEEVTQAAATKSASVLVRVLCSIITTTAFQILANNNSPIKPITDTTIITLEGVLPGAGEDPPTIVITAHYDSFGLAPWLAYGADSNGSGVTVLLELVRLFHHLYSDPQSQAPYHLLFSLTGGGKYNFLGTKRWLEENMDHAESSLLHDNVAFVLCLDSLATGDELFLHVSRPPKPGTPQYSFIQQLEQIISARFPWVRFGTVHKKINLQEATLAWEHERYGMKRIPGFTLSHIENPKSELRGSILDTMAQVDIRKLKRNTVIIAESLARFMYNLSDKGSAKDMQVFKGSLDIQDYHLSALMTMITSVPRAVQLMDREPEHTLLISSLEQEFKHYLRQVHRRTFHLDRRDPEITFFDQMKQPMMMYRVKPATFDLFLGGCIAGYLGIVYYAIQTFANVYTKLKATVKAKHQ